In Hyperolius riggenbachi isolate aHypRig1 chromosome 10, aHypRig1.pri, whole genome shotgun sequence, a genomic segment contains:
- the LOC137535373 gene encoding zinc finger protein 665-like: MKVIKEEEEEIYVRIDQKSIEEGDMMRVIKKEEETFVRNNQFMEEGDMMRTNKEKEEMYVRRDHQPVEENDMMGTIEEKYVRSDQQSMEEGDMMGTIKEEEEETYVRSDQQSMGEGDMMRTIKEEEEETYVRSDQQSSEKCDMRRTNKEEEEETYVRSDQQSVEEDDMMRTNKEEEEETCVRSDQQSVEEGDMMRTNKEEEEETYVRSDQQSMEEVDMMGTIKEEETYERGDQRFIKEGDIMRTFKKEEETYVRIDQKSMEDGGMMETNKEEDPLLDDRTGRSPGIRNLSETRLSVSTDCTADDDVTGQQPPADILVTPNIPPHLSNPEGPRAQHSSAPAGWSHSCSTCGKCFCWKSHLVIHERSHTGEKPHACAECGKCFIRKSQLVIHKISHTGEKPYSCAKCEKCFGLKSHLVRHKKAHMVRKPYSCAECGKCFVQKSYLAIHERTHTGVKPYSCAECGKCFQFKSELAIHERVHTGEKPYLCTECGKCFRIKAGLVTHKRAHTGEKPYSCSECGKWFRYKASLFTHKRAHTGEKPYSCAECGKCFQRKADLVKHETAHTGEKPYSCAECGKCFLDKSNLVNHERSHTGEKPYSCTECGKCFIRKSQLVIHERSHTGEKPFSCAECGKGFGRKSLLVMHERSHTGEKSYSCAECGKCFVRKSELVIHERSHTGEKPFSCAECGKGFGRKSLLVMHERSHTGEKSYLCAECGKCFVSKSELVLHERSHTGEKPYSCAECGKRFIKKSYLVSHEKSHTGEKPFSCAECGKGFGHKSLLVMHERSHTGEKPFSCAECGKGFAGKSHLVRHARVHTGEKPYSCAECGKCFAQRPHLVRHERTHTGGQ; this comes from the exons ATGAAAgtgattaaagaggaagaagaagagatataTGTGAGGATTGATCAGAagtctatagaggagggtgacatgatgagggtgattaaaaaggaagaagagacatTTGTGAGGAATAATCAGTTTATGGAGGAAGGTGATATGATGAGGACAAATAAAGagaaagaagagatgtatgtaagGCGTGATCACCAGCCTGTGGAGGAgaatgacatgatggggacaattgaagagaaatatgtgaggagtgatcagcagtctatggaggagggtgacatgatggggacaattaaagaagaagaagaagagacatatgtgaggagtgatcagcagtctatgggggagggtgacatgatgaggacaattaaagaggaagaagaagagacatatgtgaggagtgatcagcagtcttcaGAGAAGTGTGACATGAGgaggacaaataaagaggaagaagaagagacatatgtgaggagtgatcaacaATCTGTGGAGGAggatgacatgatgaggacaaataaagaggaagaagaagagacatgtgtgaggagtgatcaacaatctgtggaggagggtgacatgatgaggacaaataaagaggaagaagaagagacatatgtgaggagtgatcagcagtctatggaggaggttgACATGATGGGGACGATTAAAGAGGAAGAAACATATGAGAGGGGTGATCAGCGGTTTATTAAGGAGGGTGACATAATGAGGACAtttaaaaaggaagaagagacatatgtgaggattgATCAGAAGTCTATGGAGGATGGGGGCATGATGGAGACAAATAAAGAGGAGGACCCACTTTTAGATgacagaacag ggcggagtcccggcatcaggaacctctcagagactcgtctctctgtatccacagactgtacagcggatgatgatgtcactggacaacagcctcctgcagatatcctggttaccccaaatattccccctcaCCTTTCTAATCCTGAGGGACCTCGTGCCCAGCACAGCTCTGCCCCTGCTGGATGGTCTCATTCCTGTTctacatgtgggaaatgtttttgttggaaatcacatcttgtcatacatgagagatctcacactggtgagaagccccatGCAtgcgctgagtgtgggaaatgttttatacggaaatcacagcttgtcatacacaagatatctcacactggtgagaagccctattcatgtgctaaatgtgagaaatgttttgggcttaaatcacatcttgtcagacatAAGAAAGCTCACATGGTCagaaagccgtattcatgtgctgagtgtgggaaatgttttgtacagaaatcatatCTTGCCattcatgagagaactcacaccggtgtgaagccttattcatgtgctgagtgtgggaaatgttttcaatTCAAATCAGAACTAGCCATACATGAGAgagttcacactggtgagaagccctatttatgtactgagtgtgggaaatgtttcagaatTAAAGCAGGCCTTGTCACACATAAGAGagctcacactggggagaagccctattcatgttctgagtgtgggaaatggttcagGTATAAAGCAAGCCTTTTCACACATAAGAGagctcacactggggagaagccctattcatgtgctgagtgtgggaaatgtttccaaaGAAAAGcagaccttgtcaaacatgagacagctcacactggtgagaagccgtattcatgtgctgagtgtgggaaatgttttttagataaatcaaatcttgtcaatcatgagagatctcacactggtgagaagccctattcatgtactgagtgtgggaaatgttttatacggaaatcacagcttgtcatacatgagagatctcacactggtgagaagcccttttcatgtgctgagtgtgggaaaggttttgggcgtaaatcactgcttgtcatgcatgagagatctcacactggtgagaaatcctattcgtgtgctgagtgtgggaaatgttttgtacgtaAATCAGAGctcgtcatacatgagagatctcacactggtgagaagcccttttcatgtgctgagtgtgggaaaggttttgggcgtaaatcactgcttgtcatgcatgagagatctcacactggtgaaaagtcctatctgtgtgctgagtgtgggaaatgttttgtaagtAAATCAGAGCTCGtcctacatgagagatctcacactggtgagaagccatattcatgtgctgagtgtgggaaacgttttataaagaaatcatatcttgtcagtcatgagaaatctcatactggtgagaagcccttttcatgtgctgagtgtgggaaaggttttgggCATAAATCGCTGCTTGTcatgcatgagagatctcacactggtgagaagcccttttcatgtgctgagtgtgggaaaggttttgcagggaaatcacatcttgtcagacatgcgagagttcacactggtgagaagccctattcatgtgctgagtgtgggaaatgttttgcacagagaccacatcttgtcagacatgagagaactcacaccggTGGTCAGTAA